The following are from one region of the Spodoptera frugiperda isolate SF20-4 chromosome 20, AGI-APGP_CSIRO_Sfru_2.0, whole genome shotgun sequence genome:
- the LOC118261758 gene encoding cuticle protein 18.6-like, giving the protein MIPSGRNALIILAAAVVAVVAARPQDGHHHEHHHHASSSQSLKQYHGKATEKHVEYYSHPKYEFAYEVKDPHTGDHKSQHESRDGDVVKGVYSLHEHDGTIRVVEYHADKKTGFNANVKFIGHAKHIVPEHHSHH; this is encoded by the exons aTCATCCTAGCAGCTGCAGTGGTAGCGGTAGTCGCGGCGCGTCCACAGGACGGTCACCACCACGAGCACCACCACCACGCCTCCTCCTCACAGAGCCTCAAGCAGTACCACGGGAAAGCCACTGAGAAACACGTCGAGTACTAT tcTCATCCCAAATACGAGTTTGCGTATGAAGTTAAGGACCCCCACACCGGTGACCACAAGTCCCAGCATGAGTCCCGTGATGGTGATGTCGTGAAGGGCGTGTACAGTCTGCACGAGCACGATGGAACCATCAGGGTTGTTGAGTACCACGCTGACAAGAAGACTGG ATTCAACGCTAATGTGAAGTTCATTGGTCACGCCAAGCACATCGTTCCTGAACACCACTCCCACCACTAA
- the LOC118261759 gene encoding cuticle protein-like, which yields MVLKVVCALSVLALVTEAVTVHKQHKHAFSSQHFLRHDGHAQKVYIIEHHKPSKHDPHKKVEHKYKHVDYYTHPKYKYGYKVEDHHTGDKKSQHEHRDGDSVKGYYELHEPGGTVRRVEYHADKHSGFHATVKHKTHHIIPKKHHHHETKHHHKKM from the exons ATGGTGCtaaag GTGGTATGTGCACTAAGCGTTTTGGCACTGGTCACCGAAGCCGTGACAGTGCACAAGCAGCACAAGCATGCGTTCTCCTCACAGCACTTCCTCAGACACGATGGCCATGCACAGAAAGTGTACATCATTGAACACCACAAACCAAGCAAACATGACCCTCATAAAAAGGTTGAACATAAGTACAAGCATGTGGACTACTAT ACTCATCCTAAGTACAAGTATGGGTACAAAGTGGAGGACCACCACACTGGTGACAAGAAATCTCAACATGAACATCGTGATGGAGACTCCGTGAAAGGATACTACGAATTGCATGAACCTGGTGGTACAGTCAGAAGAGTTGAGTATCACGCTGACAAGCATAGTGG attccACGCAACGGTGAAACATAAAACACATCACATAATCCCGAAgaaacatcatcatcatgaaACAAAACATCATCACAAGAAAATGTAG
- the LOC118261760 gene encoding cuticle protein 18.6-like, giving the protein MYKIILAAAVVAVVAARPQDGHHHEHHHHASSSQSLKQYHGKATEKHVEYYSHPKYEFAYKLVDPHTGDKKSQHESRDGHVVKGVYSLHQPDGSVRIVEYHADKKTGFNANVKYEGHAVHIVPEHHHHH; this is encoded by the exons ATGTACAAG ATCATCCTAGCAGCTGCTGTGGTAGCGGTAGTCGCGGCGCGTCCACAGGACGGTCACCACCACGAGCACCACCACCACGCCTCCTCCTCACAGAGCCTCAAGCAGTACCACGGGAAAGCCACTGAGAAACACGTCGAGTACTAT TCTCATCCCAAGTATGAGTTCGCGTACAAGCTTGTGGACCCTCACACCGGTGACAAGAAGTCCCAGCACGAGTCTCGTGATGGTCACGTCGTGAAGGGTGTGTACAGTCTGCATCAGCCTGATGGCTCTGTCAGGATCGTGGAGTACCACGCTGACAAGAAGACTGG ATTCAACGCCAACGTGAAGTACGAAGGTCACGCCGTACACATCGTTCCTgaacaccaccaccaccactga
- the LOC118261994 gene encoding uncharacterized histidine-rich protein DDB_G0274557-like: protein MYKVLLLAAVVATVAARPQQGHDQHHGHGHAISSQSIVLHHTHETKHPVHHVEHHEEQEEQHHEEHHHEEHHGHASSSQSIKQHHGHGTEKHVVYYSHPKYEFAYKVEDPHTGDKKSQHESRDGDVVKGVYSLHEPDGTVRIVEYHADKKTGFNANVKFVGHAKHIVPEHHHHH from the exons atgtacaag GTTCTTCTGCTCGCTGCTGTGGTCGCGACGGTCGCTGCGCGGCCCCAACAAGGTCACGACCAACACCACGGTCACGGTCACGCCATCTCCTCGCAGAGCATCGTACTGCACCACACTCACGAGACCAAACACCCTGTACACCATGTAGAGCACCACGAGGAACAA GAGGAACAGCATCACGAGGAACACCATCACGAGGAACACCACGGCCACGCCTCCTCCTCACAGAGCATCAAGCAGCACCACGGACATGGCACCGAGAAGCACGTCGTCTACTAT TCCCACCCTAAATATGAGTTCGCCTACAAAGTGGAGGACCCTCACACCGGTGACAAGAAGTCCCAGCATGAGTCCCGCGACGGTGACGTCGTGAAGGGCGTGTACAGTCTGCACGAGCCCGACGGTACTGTCAGGATCGTGGAGTACCACGCTGACAAGAAGACTGG ATTCAACGCCAACGTTAAGTTCGTGGGTCACGCCAAGCACATCGTTCCTgaacaccaccaccaccactga
- the LOC118261801 gene encoding histidine-rich glycoprotein-like yields the protein MPVLLLAAVIATVAARPQQGHDQHHGHGHAISSQSIVLHHTHETKHPVHHVEHHEEQGKQNEQNHHDEHHYEQYYHDDHHHEQYHHDDHHHEQYHHDDSHHEEQHHGEHHHEEHHGHASSSQSIKQHHGHGTEKHVVYYSHPKYEFAYKVEDPHTGDKKSQHESRDGDVVKGVYSLHEPDGTVRIVEYHADKKTGFNANVKFVGHAKHIVPEHHHHH from the exons ATGCCA gtTCTTCTACTCGCTGCTGTGATCGCGACGGTCGCTGCGCGGCCCCAACAAGGTCACGACCAACACCACGGTCACGGTCACGCCATCTCCTCACAGAGCATCGTACTGCACCACACTCACGAGACCAAACACCCTGTACACCATGTAGAGCACCACGAGGAACAAGGCAAGCAAAACGAACAGAACCACCATGATGAACATCATTATGAGCAGTACTATCACGATGACCACCACCACGAACAGTACCACCATGATGACCACCACCACGAACAATACCACCATGATGACTCCCACCATGAGGAACAACACCATGGGGAACACCATCACGAGGAACACCACGGCCACGCCTCCTCCTCACAGAGCATCAAGCAGCACCACGGACATGGCACCGAGAAGCACGTCGTCTACTAT TCTCACCCTAAATATGAGTTCGCCTACAAAGTGGAGGACCCTCACACCGGTGACAAGAAGTCCCAGCATGAGTCCCGCGACGGTGACGTCGTGAAGGGCGTGTACAGTCTGCACGAGCCCGACGGTACTGTCAGGATCGTGGAGTACCACGCTGACAAGAAGACTGG ATTCAACGCCAACGTTAAGTTCGTGGGTCACGCCAAGCACATCGTTCCTgaacaccaccaccaccactga
- the LOC118262031 gene encoding uncharacterized histidine-rich protein DDB_G0274557-like codes for MYKIFLLAAVVATVAARPQQGHDQHHGHGHAISSQSIVLHHTHETKHPVHHVEHHEEQGKQNEQNHHDEHHHGEHHQEEHHGHASSSQSIKQHHGHGTEKHVVYYSHPKYEFAYKVEDPHTGDKKSQHEARDGDVVKGVYSLHQPDGTIRIVEYHADKKTGFNANVKFVGHAKHIVPEHHHHH; via the exons ATGTataag atcTTCCTTCTCGCCGCCGTGGTCGCGACGGTCGCTGCGCGGCCGCAACAAGGTCACGACCAACACCACGGTCACGGTCACGCCATCTCCTCACAGAGCATCGTACTGCACCACACTCACGAGACCAAACACCCTGTACACCATGTAGAGCACCACGAGGAACAAGGCAAGCAGAACGAACAGAACCACCACGATGAACACC ACCACGGGGAACACCATCAGGAGGAACACCACGGCCACGCCTCCTCCTCACAGAGCATCAAGCAGCACCACGGACATGGCACCGAGAAGCACGTCGTCTACTAT TCTCACCCTAAATACGAGTTCGCCTACAAAGTGGAGGACCCTCACACCGGTGACAAGAAGTCCCAGCATGAGGCTCGTGATGGTGACGTCGTGAAGGGCGTGTACAGTCTGCACCAGCCTGATGGCACTATCAGGATCGTGGAGTACCACGCTGACAAGAAGACTGG ATTCAACGCCAACGTTAAGTTCGTGGGTCACGCCAAGCACATCGTTCCTgaacaccaccaccaccactga
- the LOC118261762 gene encoding cuticle protein 18.6-like, translating to MYKIILAAAVVAVVAARPQDGHHHEHHHHASSSQSLKQYHGKATEKHVEYYSHPKYEFAYKVVDPHTGDKKSQHESRDGHVVKGVYSLHQPDGSVRTVEYHADKKTGFNANVKYEGHAVHIVPEHHHHH from the exons ATGTACAAG ATCATCCTAGCAGCTGCAGTGGTAGCGGTAGTCGCGGCGCGTCCACAGGACGGTCACCACCACGAGCACCACCACCACGCCTCCTCCTCACAGAGCCTCAAGCAGTACCACGGGAAAGCCACTGAGAAACACGTCGAATACTAT TCTCATCCCAAGTATGAGTTCGCGTACAAGGTTGTGGACCCTCACACCGGTGACAAGAAGTCCCAGCATGAGTCTCGTGATGGTCACGTCGTGAAGGGTGTGTACAGTCTGCATCAGCCTGATGGCTCTGTCAGGACCGTGGAGTACCACGCTGACAAGAAGACTGG ATTCAACGCCAACGTGAAGTACGAAGGTCACGCCGTACACATCGTTCCTgaacaccaccaccaccactga